A stretch of the Deltaproteobacteria bacterium genome encodes the following:
- the rfbB gene encoding dTDP-glucose 4,6-dehydratase, translated as MKNILVTGGCGFIGTNFIRYLLKESDFSGRVINVDKLTYAGNPENLFDIERDFPDRYTFVKADICDREGIARIFNDFEIDTVCHFAAESHVDRSIVSPDAFIRTNIVGTFNLLESARSNRGRLQLFYHISTDEVFGSLGDDGFFTEETPYRPNSPYSASKAASDHLVRAYNKTYGLPIIISNCSNNYGPYQFPEKLIPLIILNALEGKPLPVYGDGRYVRDWLYVRDHCIAIWELIKKGKRGNMYNIGGNNEVENIDLVEMICDILDGLQKLKDRRPRRELITFVKDRPGHDRRYAIDSSKLKRDLGWTPEESFETGIRKTVKWYLDNQEWIDRVRTGEYRSWIREHYDYGY; from the coding sequence GTGAAAAATATTTTGGTAACAGGAGGATGCGGTTTTATAGGGACCAATTTTATCAGGTATCTGCTGAAAGAATCAGATTTTTCAGGGCGGGTGATTAATGTGGACAAGCTGACGTATGCAGGAAATCCTGAGAACTTATTTGATATTGAAAGAGATTTTCCCGACCGATATACTTTTGTTAAAGCCGATATATGCGACCGTGAGGGCATCGCAAGAATATTTAATGACTTTGAGATAGATACTGTCTGCCATTTTGCCGCCGAATCCCATGTTGACAGGTCCATTGTCAGCCCTGATGCATTTATCCGGACCAATATCGTAGGTACGTTCAACTTATTGGAGTCGGCGAGGTCAAACCGGGGCAGGCTGCAACTCTTTTACCATATCAGCACTGACGAGGTGTTCGGGAGCCTGGGCGACGACGGGTTTTTCACAGAGGAGACCCCCTACAGACCCAACAGCCCTTATTCCGCCTCAAAAGCTGCTTCAGACCATTTGGTCAGGGCCTATAACAAGACCTACGGCCTGCCTATTATCATCTCCAACTGTTCGAATAATTACGGTCCATATCAGTTTCCCGAAAAACTGATTCCGTTGATCATCCTCAATGCCCTTGAGGGAAAACCCCTGCCGGTCTATGGAGATGGCAGATATGTTAGGGATTGGCTCTATGTCAGGGATCACTGTATTGCCATCTGGGAATTAATAAAAAAAGGGAAAAGGGGCAATATGTACAACATCGGCGGCAACAACGAAGTGGAAAATATTGACCTTGTAGAGATGATCTGTGACATTTTGGACGGCCTTCAGAAACTGAAAGACCGCAGGCCGAGAAGGGAATTGATAACATTTGTAAAGGACCGGCCCGGTCATGATCGAAGATATGCCATAGATTCCAGCAAATTAAAAAGGGATCTGGGCTGGACTCCCGAAGAGTCCTTCGAAACAGGGATCCGTAAAACTGTCAAATGGTATCTGGATAACCAGGAATGGATCGACCGGGTTAGGACTGGAGAGTACCGCTCCTGGATCAGGGAGCATTATGACTATGGATACTGA
- a CDS encoding sodium:alanine symporter family protein — MPEIMSSLNSFVWGPVMLVFLLGTGFFLTLRLRFVQIFNLFRALKLVFSRPKGDDAAGDISPFQALTTALSATIGTGNIAGVATAIYLGGPGAIFWMWICAFFGMASKYSEAVLAVKYRRILPDGTMQGGPMRYIAEGLGLKWLGWLFAFMGSLSAFGIGSMVQSNSVAMALVETWGVPPLLTGIVLAIMTGVVIIGGIHRIGKVTEILVPVMGIAYVFGALMILALNLDKIPGALTLIIKHAFSPASAAGGFAGAAVAGAIRFGVARGVFSNEAGLGSAAIAHAAAQTDSPVRQGFIAMTGVFFDTIIVCSMTALVILSTGAWTSGETSSALTYTAFEMGLPGTGGLIVTIGLAVFAYSTMIGWAYYGEECIEYILGLKARTPYRYLFCLVIAIGAFQKVDFVWDFSDTMNGAMAIPNLIGLLGLSGVVLKMTREALSGPEI; from the coding sequence CTGCCAGAGATTATGTCGAGCCTCAACAGTTTTGTCTGGGGTCCTGTAATGCTCGTCTTTCTGTTGGGCACAGGGTTCTTTCTCACCCTGCGCCTGCGTTTTGTACAGATATTTAACCTCTTTAGGGCCTTAAAGCTCGTCTTTTCAAGGCCCAAGGGGGATGATGCAGCAGGGGATATCAGCCCGTTCCAGGCATTGACCACTGCCCTTTCAGCCACCATTGGAACAGGCAATATAGCCGGGGTCGCCACGGCTATCTATCTGGGCGGCCCGGGTGCCATTTTCTGGATGTGGATCTGCGCCTTCTTCGGCATGGCAAGCAAGTATTCTGAGGCAGTACTGGCAGTGAAATACAGGCGCATACTCCCTGATGGGACCATGCAGGGCGGTCCCATGCGCTATATAGCAGAAGGCCTTGGACTGAAATGGTTGGGATGGCTCTTTGCGTTTATGGGCAGCCTTTCCGCCTTTGGAATCGGCAGCATGGTCCAGTCCAATTCGGTGGCAATGGCACTTGTTGAAACGTGGGGTGTCCCTCCCCTGCTTACCGGAATTGTGCTGGCAATAATGACCGGGGTCGTAATAATCGGGGGTATCCATCGCATCGGAAAAGTCACTGAGATACTTGTTCCGGTCATGGGGATTGCTTATGTATTCGGGGCGCTCATGATACTTGCCCTGAATCTTGACAAGATCCCCGGGGCACTCACCTTGATAATAAAACATGCCTTCAGCCCTGCCTCTGCCGCCGGCGGTTTTGCCGGGGCAGCAGTGGCCGGCGCCATCCGTTTCGGCGTGGCCCGCGGGGTCTTCTCTAACGAGGCCGGCCTCGGAAGCGCGGCCATCGCACATGCGGCGGCCCAGACCGACAGCCCTGTGCGCCAGGGTTTCATAGCCATGACAGGCGTATTTTTTGACACCATTATTGTCTGTTCCATGACAGCCCTGGTAATCCTTTCGACCGGCGCCTGGACCAGCGGGGAGACCTCCAGCGCGCTGACATACACGGCCTTTGAAATGGGACTTCCCGGCACTGGCGGGCTGATTGTGACCATTGGGCTTGCCGTATTTGCATATTCTACCATGATAGGCTGGGCCTATTATGGTGAAGAGTGCATTGAGTACATTCTGGGCCTGAAGGCCAGGACGCCGTATCGCTACCTTTTCTGTCTTGTCATCGCCATCGGCGCATTTCAGAAAGTAGATTTTGTGTGGGACTTTTCCGATACCATGAACGGGGCCATGGCCATCCCAAATCTCATCGGCCTGCTTGGGCTCTCAGGGGTAGTATTAAAGATGACCCGGGAGGCCTTGTCCGGACCGGAAATCTGA
- a CDS encoding GMP synthase (glutamine-hydrolyzing), which translates to MENIHEQKVLVLDFGSQTTQLIARRVREAKVYCEIYPFNVGMDKIRTMDPRGIILSGGPASVYDKDAPAVSPELFELGIPILGICYGMQLTTHLLKGKVERSYNREYGPAKLSIDDPDDIFYGLAPDPVTYQVWMSHGDRIEILPEDFIGIAHSESCPVAAMRHRTLPFFGVQFHPEVIHTEIGKDVLANFLFRICGCTPTWDMRSFVEVVTGEIKARVGSGRIICALSGGVDSTVTALLVNRAAGHQLTSVFVNNGLLRKNEAETVLAFLKQFDLKVHYVDASDRFLSKLIKIEDPEEKRKIIGEEFIRIFEEEARRIGDVNFLAQGTLYPDVIESVSFKGPSATIKSHHNVGGLPEIMQLELIEPLRELFKDEVRKVALELGMPEDLVFRHPFPGPGLAIRILGEVTAERLEVLREADAIVLEIMKSSSWYRKVWQAFAVLLPIRTVGVMGDERTYDNVVAIRVVDSLDAMTADWTRLPADLLAKISNRIINEVRGVNRVCYDISPKPPATIEWE; encoded by the coding sequence ATGGAAAATATACATGAACAAAAGGTCCTGGTCCTCGACTTCGGTTCCCAGACCACCCAGCTCATAGCCAGGCGGGTCCGGGAGGCCAAGGTATACTGTGAGATATATCCTTTCAACGTCGGTATGGATAAAATAAGGACTATGGACCCAAGGGGAATCATCCTTTCAGGTGGACCTGCAAGTGTCTACGATAAAGATGCACCGGCTGTATCTCCCGAACTGTTTGAACTCGGGATCCCGATCCTGGGCATTTGCTATGGCATGCAGCTTACCACGCACCTTCTCAAGGGTAAGGTGGAAAGGAGTTATAACAGGGAATACGGTCCGGCTAAGCTCTCAATTGATGATCCTGATGATATTTTTTATGGTCTTGCCCCTGATCCTGTCACATATCAGGTATGGATGAGCCATGGTGACAGGATCGAGATCCTGCCCGAGGATTTCATCGGCATAGCTCACAGCGAGTCCTGTCCTGTTGCAGCCATGCGTCACAGGACCCTGCCATTCTTCGGGGTACAGTTCCATCCGGAGGTGATCCATACCGAGATCGGAAAGGATGTGCTTGCCAATTTCCTGTTCAGGATATGCGGTTGCACGCCTACCTGGGACATGCGTTCCTTTGTGGAAGTTGTAACCGGTGAAATAAAGGCCAGGGTCGGATCCGGCAGGATAATATGTGCCCTTTCCGGCGGGGTGGATTCCACTGTTACCGCGCTTCTGGTAAACAGGGCGGCAGGTCATCAACTGACAAGCGTCTTTGTGAACAACGGACTTCTGAGAAAAAATGAAGCAGAGACGGTTTTGGCCTTTTTGAAACAGTTCGATCTCAAGGTCCACTATGTGGATGCAAGCGATCGCTTTCTCAGTAAACTTATAAAAATAGAGGACCCTGAGGAAAAACGAAAGATAATAGGGGAAGAATTCATCCGTATCTTTGAAGAGGAGGCGAGGCGAATCGGGGATGTCAACTTCCTCGCACAGGGCACCTTGTATCCTGATGTCATAGAGAGCGTGTCTTTTAAAGGTCCCTCTGCCACAATAAAGAGCCATCACAATGTAGGAGGGCTTCCGGAGATCATGCAGCTTGAGCTGATAGAGCCCCTCAGGGAACTTTTTAAGGACGAGGTCCGAAAGGTTGCCTTGGAGCTGGGGATGCCCGAAGATCTGGTTTTCCGCCATCCTTTCCCCGGACCGGGATTGGCCATCCGAATCCTGGGAGAAGTGACTGCCGAACGCCTGGAAGTACTGAGAGAGGCGGATGCCATCGTACTTGAGATCATGAAATCCAGTAGCTGGTACAGAAAGGTATGGCAGGCATTCGCAGTACTCCTGCCGATAAGGACGGTGGGTGTTATGGGAGATGAGCGCACCTATGACAATGTGGTGGCAATAAGGGTGGTAGACAGTCTGGATGCCATGACCGCTGACTGGACAAGACTGCCTGCCGACCTGCTCGCAAAGATCTCAAACAGGATTATCAACGAGGTGCGGGGGGTAAACCGTGTATGCTATGATATAAGCCCAAAGCCGCCCGCCACGATTGAGTGGGAATGA